From one Caldithrix abyssi DSM 13497 genomic stretch:
- a CDS encoding IS1182 family transposase translates to MSFITYNRSQMNLFGYSVEDFARDDPKSRFVVELVSRLDLSALYSRYSSQGGDSYAPDMMLALWFYAYSNGITSTRKLEELCKFDTRYIYITGNQHPDHSTLSRFRKAHLDLLDQYFVEILLIAQAEGISSFNQIAIDGTKIKAHSSKRHGYTEDQLDKRIEKLRAEIKQYMQRCNFVEQGATDELDLETLRAEKERLERLEKEILERKAQLKERKKQLKSEHRSRHQINVKEPDARMMPSVDGPGYNAQLGVDMSSHLIVAHEVVSQPNDQGQFIPIQEQVEKNLGSDDKRSYTADSGYHNSADLKELEEKQIDAVIADPQLSNRSIKETPTSKEELQKEERKLKRSDFVYHEQGDYYECPAGKKLFPVERNSERIVYRSNDCQDCPLINLCISSKKKVKQIHRSVNESYCERMAKKLQTSAAQERLKKRSVTVEPVFGNLKHNLGYRGFSLSGLNNVRSEFTLMCIGHNINVLFKNMLGKRLAAFITASQEKDDLLILFSKNILAFLILYFAQRLRMRKNYQYRRI, encoded by the coding sequence ATGAGTTTTATTACTTATAATCGCTCACAAATGAATCTCTTTGGCTATAGTGTGGAAGATTTTGCCAGAGACGATCCAAAGAGTCGATTTGTAGTGGAGTTGGTTTCGCGCCTTGATTTAAGTGCACTTTATTCCCGTTATAGTTCGCAAGGCGGTGATTCTTATGCCCCAGACATGATGCTTGCCTTATGGTTTTATGCTTATAGTAACGGCATTACCAGCACCCGTAAGCTGGAGGAATTGTGTAAATTTGATACGCGCTACATTTATATCACTGGGAATCAGCATCCGGATCATAGTACATTAAGTCGTTTTCGCAAGGCACATTTGGATTTATTAGACCAATATTTTGTAGAGATACTTTTAATTGCCCAGGCCGAAGGCATAAGTAGTTTCAACCAGATAGCCATAGATGGCACGAAAATCAAAGCGCACAGCAGTAAGCGTCATGGCTACACTGAGGATCAATTAGACAAACGTATAGAGAAGTTAAGAGCAGAGATCAAGCAATACATGCAGCGCTGTAATTTTGTAGAACAGGGGGCCACGGATGAATTAGATTTAGAAACTCTTCGAGCGGAGAAAGAACGGCTTGAGCGCTTAGAGAAAGAGATATTAGAACGTAAAGCCCAATTGAAAGAGCGTAAGAAACAGCTCAAATCAGAACATCGTTCAAGACATCAAATAAATGTAAAAGAGCCGGATGCCCGCATGATGCCTTCGGTGGATGGGCCGGGTTATAACGCACAATTAGGCGTAGATATGTCCAGTCATTTAATTGTAGCCCATGAAGTGGTAAGCCAGCCCAACGACCAGGGTCAATTCATACCGATCCAAGAACAAGTAGAGAAGAATCTTGGTTCAGATGATAAGCGATCTTACACAGCCGATTCCGGTTATCACAATAGCGCAGACCTAAAAGAATTGGAAGAAAAGCAGATCGATGCCGTAATAGCCGATCCCCAGTTATCCAATCGTTCGATAAAGGAGACACCGACCTCCAAGGAAGAATTGCAAAAAGAAGAAAGAAAACTAAAACGAAGTGATTTTGTGTATCATGAACAGGGAGATTACTATGAATGTCCGGCGGGTAAGAAGCTTTTTCCAGTTGAGAGGAATAGCGAACGGATCGTATATCGTTCCAATGATTGTCAGGACTGTCCCTTAATTAATTTATGTATTTCCAGTAAAAAGAAAGTTAAGCAAATCCATCGTTCAGTTAATGAGAGTTATTGCGAACGTATGGCGAAAAAGTTACAAACTTCAGCGGCGCAGGAACGACTAAAAAAGCGTTCGGTGACAGTTGAACCTGTTTTTGGTAACTTGAAGCATAATTTAGGCTATCGTGGATTTTCCTTATCTGGTCTTAATAATGTTCGTAGTGAATTTACGTTAATGTGTATTGGGCATAATATTAATGTTCTATTTAAAAATATGTTAGGGAAACGTTTAGCAGCGTTTATAACAGCATCACAAGAAAAAGATGATCTATTAATTTTATTTTCAAAGAATATTTTGGCGTTTTTAATTCTATATTTTGCCCAACGCTTAAGAATGAGAAAAAATTATCAATATCGGAGAATATAA